One genomic window of Hyperolius riggenbachi isolate aHypRig1 chromosome 7, aHypRig1.pri, whole genome shotgun sequence includes the following:
- the LOC137525441 gene encoding E3 ubiquitin-protein ligase TRIM39-like translates to MASTSLGEELSCSICLSLYTEPVTLTCGHSFCRDCIVTVLETQKASGKVYSCPECRAEYPNHPLLEKNRKLTNIVENFMAMQQEKAEVRCTFCVDVPVSAVKTCQQCETSMCDKHLAAHNETVDHVLVEPTSSLISKKCSIHKKLLEYYCFEDSTCLCASCCLDGTHKGHQVELLEEASEKKKEELRDGLKKMAKKRGIDEEKIQSLKDHKRNVQEKAADEKKRVTALLENFRRQLEVHEMEVLNEISRQEEQISQSVSDCIRHLETQGGELSRKMARIEKMCDMTDPIDVLQDPKSDTADQDMEEPSVPDLDDFLIFLALEKSVNQLIYQIKSQTKFSFPEKTDLFLDVDTAAMLVDLCYHFRTATNSETSYYRRDSLERFTKYPQVMSSQSFSSGRHYWEVDVSDDGDWDVGVSYPSIKRKGKESRIGDNKKSWSFRRYEGEHSASHGSQKTSLNPQSPCRRLGIYLEYEAGRLSFFQLGDIISRLHTFTATFTEPLHAAFYVHNEGWVKILR, encoded by the coding sequence ATGGCGTCCACCTCTCTCGGAGAAGAGCTGAGCTGCTCTATATGCCTGAGCCTGTATACAGAGCCGGTGACACTGACATGTGGACACAGCTTCTGCCGGGATTGTATTGTGACTGTGCTGGAGACACAGAAGGCATCAGGAAAAGTTTATTCCTGTCCAGAGTGTAGAGCGGAGTATCCAAACCACCCTCTGCTGGAGAAGAACAGGAAGCTGACTAACATAGTGGAGAATTTCATGGCTATGCAGCAAGAGAAAGCTGAGGTTCGCTGTACGTTTTGTGTGGATGTCCCTGTGTCCGCAGTTAAGACTTGCCAACAGTGTGAAACCTCCATGTGTGATAAACATCTGGCAGCTCATAACGAGACAGTGGACCACGTGTTAGTGGAGCCCACATCATCTTTAATCAGCAAAAAATGCTCCATCCACAAAAAGCTCCTGGAGTATTACTGCTTTGAGGACTCCACCTGTCTGTGTGCGTCCTGCTGTCTTGATGGGACACACAAAGGACACCAGGTGGAACTTCTAGAGGAGGCTTCTGAGAAGAAAAAGGAGGAACTAAGAGATGGACTAAAAAAGATGGCAAAGAAGAGAGGGATAGATGAAGAGAAAATTCAGAGTTTAAAAGACCACAAGAGAAACGTGCAAGAAAAAGCAGCTGATGAGAAGAAGAGAGTCACAGCTCTGCTTGAGAACTTCAGGAGACAGCTGGAAGTCCATGAGATGGAAGTCCTGAATGAGATCAGCAGGCAAGAAGAGCAGATATCACAGTCTGTCTCTGATTGTATCCGGCATCTGGAGACACAAGGAGGGGAACTGTCCAGGAAGATGGCTCGCATTGAGAAGATGTGTGATATGACTGACCCAATAGATGTCCTGCAAGATCCAAAATCCGACACAGCTGACCAAGATATGGAGGAACCTTCTGTTCCTGATCTGGATGATTTTCTGATTTTCCTTGCATTAGAAAAATCAGTGAATCAACTAATTTATCAGATAAAATCACAAACTAAGTTCTCTTTTCCAGAAAAAACAGATCTGTttctggatgtagacactgcagcAATGCTTGTGGATTTGTGTTATCACTTCAGAACGGCCACAAACTCTGAAACAAGTTACTATAGACGAGATTCACTGGAGAGGTTTACAAAATACCCTCAGGTGATGAGTTCTCAGAGCTTTTCCTCTGGgagacattactgggaagtggatgtcaGCGATGATGGAGATTGGGATGTTGGGGTAAGCTATCCTAGTATAAAGAGAAAAGGGAAGGAATCCCGCATTGGAGATAATAAAAAATCTTGGAGTTTCCGTAGATATGAGGGTGAACATTCTGCTTCCCATGGCTCACAGAAAACGTCATTAAATCCTCAGTCTCCCTGCAGAAGATTAGGAATATATCTGGAGTATGAAGCTGGCCGTCTGTCCTTCTTCCAGCTAGGGGACATCATCAGCCGTTTacacaccttcactgccaccttcaccgagcccctccatgctgcttTTTATGTGCATAATGAAGGTTGGGTGAAGATTTTACGCTAA